ACGGGAGGTGGACCACGCTGATCATGAACTAAACTGAAAAAAGCAAGAACTTGAGGTGCGTCTCCGAGCACCACGGACGCTTGTCCTTCATCGTCCTTCATTCTTCTAGGAATCCATTCCACCAGACCGAGGTCATCGGTTGTATGTTCCTGGAAATTCAGATCTCGACGGATAAGTTCCTCAACAGTTCCCGTATTGAGCCCGTTGCGTGGCGCCGGCCTTTGAGGCGCCGCCAGCTGTTGACAGCGCCGCGTGGCGAAAAGGCCAATTTGTCCCAGAGTGGAGATGGATGTCTCCGTGGTGTCGCTGCGGGCGGAACCTCCATTCTCATTCATGTCCACGATTTGTCAGCGCATGGATATTGAAGAATCGGTGTCATCCGAGATCCGCCGTGCGATTCAGCTCACCTGAAAGGGAGAAAAGCAGACAAGGTAGCTTCTAATCCTGGCAACTTCACAGTGTCTCCTTGAGTGAGAgtgcgccgccaccgccgccgccgccgcatttgAACATCTGGTGTTGAAGCCCGAGTGGTTCGTGTCTGGATCTGTTTGACGGCGGTGACATCACTCGGCAGAGGAATCCGAGCGCTCTTCCTCCAAGCGTGCAGCGTTCGTCACGAGCGCGCTCGGCTCGGCAGCTACTCGCTGGATTCCGCCGCTTGGGTGAAGCACGGGAAACCTGCAACGGGTTTCCTCGACAGAGTGGGGAAACTCCCAGCCGCTCCATCGCCATAGCTAATCTGGGATTCTTATGATAGACGCGAGAAGGCCACAGATGGCCACCGGCGCAAAAGCCGCTCCAGTGCAGGACGCAAGGAAAATAAAATCCCCAAATCACGTGACTTGACGTGGGTCAAATTTAGGAGCTAAATGTTGATTGGGAACACTTaacgggtcaaattgacccatgAGCTCAAACTACGGGTTAAAATGTTGAACAAAACAGTGCTACTCCTGTTTTGATAAGCAATTTCTATTTGAATGACTCATATTTCCAATTGAGCCTTGCATCAGGACTCACCTGCTGTGTCCAAAAGAGCCGCGTTGGGCCCGGCGTGCGTCCCTTGGTCCTGTGGTGCTGCTGTGAGGCGGGCCGCTGGTCCCCAGCGTGGTCGGCATCCTCCCCCCCTCGCCCTCGGTGCTGCCGGGGGCCTGCGCCGACACTCCAAACCATTCCGAATATGCGCCAGGAGGGAGCGGCGCTGTCTATTTGTGAGGAGCCGGCAAGGGGGAGGAgaaagaaagggagagagagaaggagagagagagatgagcgGGGAACAAGGTGAACCGGGTTAGGGACAAGATGAACGCTGACCCGCCGGCGCGCTAGCGGCTGCAGGAATGCTTTCAAGTCCCGGAGAAAAGGCCCCAGTGATTTACATGGGGTTGCAGGCAAAGCCGCTGGTGTGAAAGTGAAACGTGTCAGGCCCCTACATGGAAAGCAGGCAAACCGTAACATCTTGTTCCGCCGGGAGTCGAGACACGCACATCGCCATTCTTTGTCCAAAGCATCACAAGGACGGAAATAGCcgcgcgggcgggcgagcgggaCTTAAGCTTGAAATGGTCTGCAGAGGAGAGCAAACAAAGTGCgagtgaatgtaaaaaaaaacaaagttaaaaaGTAGGCCATAAAAATGCGGATTTGCTTTGACTTGCTAATTTTCTTCTACTTTTTGCAACCTCGACTTTACTCATTCGCAGAATTCCTCAAAGGCCACGTCGGAGGGTGACCTTTGACCCAGACTACCTGAAGGGCCGGCCGAGTTGTCGGCATCAAAAGGGTTGCTGAGTTTTGGCAcgcactgacaaaaaaaaaaagtctctgaaCTATTTTCACTTGGGGGACGGTTTCTTCGCCcaatccaatttcaaattcagtcCGCTTTTTCCtgtcttctgattggctggtcaGAGCATGACAAGTTGGACAAGCAGATGCGCTCCAGCGACGTGCACATTCACTCATGTCATAATCGGCATACGAGCCACTATGAAggggcgcgcgcgcgcacgcacgcacgcgcacgccagGAATGcgacacgcgcacacacctcGCTCCAAATGAATTGAGCGCAATAACAACAAGGCGGCGGCGTGCGGCAACTCGCAATCGTGCCGCAAATTCCTTCCGCTCCGAAGCTACGGGGGCGGGGGCGCCGCCCCCCAGCTAGCGCACGTTTGCTCTGCTCTGGCGCTGCCTTGTAATTGACGAGACATCTGCGGCTGCATGGTGAGCAGCCCTCCTGGAATTAACGCAGCAGCAGATGGTCAAGTGATGACAGGCCCATTGTTTGCTTCAGAGCTTACATAGAGATCCGAGCAGATGTCTGGATGTCAGACGCTTCAAATCGTCACCAGTCAacggaaaacctagcagcaagTGCATGTTGCTGCCATTTGAGCTTTGTCGGCACGCCAGTTAATTTCCATCTTGATGGTGATCTGCAAACTTTTGCATGATCATCAAATGAGTGCCGATCAAATCAAGCCTTTGACCATCAACACAAGAGCTTTTAATCAAGAAAGAGACGACGTACGTCATTGACAGCACAAAGACACAACACACCTCCTTGGCACAATGTTTCAAGTTTCCATATCAATCACAATGGGCGATATACAAGTGCCACGTCGATTCACAGTATGAAACGGCCGGAGCGCCGACGTAGAAGCAACGCCCTACCCAAGCatagcaaaagaagaaaaaacaataaaaatcaatTACAAAACGAAACAGCAAAAAAAGCGGTAAAATTGCGCTAACAAACATCAATGAGACGAACACTAAAATTTCCACGTCTTGAAGACTTGAATAAAAAGGAACAGTCGTGCGTGCGTTGCAGCCACGGAGGAACTTTCGGCTTCAAGGCTGGagagacaaagagagagagagcccctCTCAAAAGTGAGCTGTTAAAACTCACAGGCAGTCAAACATTGGAAAATGGTGTGCATTTTAACGTGTAAATTGACACACGCATTTCTTAAGCCAACTATCTTTCAAGTGTAACGTTTGTGTTTTAAAATGTATCCACCAGATGGCGCTACTTTTCCTCCAAAGCAGTTGTGCGTTGCAGCTGCAGAGTAACGTTTTCGTTTGTAAGACATCAAACTTGTGGAATCATCAGGTCAAATAAGAATTTCCGTGCGAGAACCCGTAgactgatttttttccccccctttacTGATTTTGGGGTGGGGGCAATTTCTTCCGtcaatatttgtgttttgtctCATATTGCGGAGTTGACGTCATATGTTGTTATTGCTTCGGCTCACCAAGTGTGCCTAATACTCTGACTTGTGCCACTCCCATTACAAAATGCTCGAAGGAGTTTCGATTCTCCACGCTAAAAACGTATTTttcaattgattaaaaaaaaaaaaaaaaaaaggacacccCCATATTGTCCACCAGGGGGATTGACCATTTTCTGCAAGACTGCCTTGTTAATAGATGTTTGTTGGATAATATAAAAAGCGGGTCCATCCGACACCCGAAAAatcatttttgggggggctaaAACAAATCAGTCGTGTGTTGCAACCTTGGAATAACCTTTGCATTCGTAAGACTGTCAACTCCTTGAAACATCGAGTAAAAGTCCAAACGGAGCTCCTGGAATCTTTGAGTTAAAGTAAAAACCCAGATTCAGTGCTAAAACTCGTAGGCGGACGATAAAAACGACAGAATAAATTAAAAACCAAAGTCAAAGAAATCAGATCCGGTCAGGCTCCACCTTCTCGGCCACCACGCACCAGTTGGCGTGGTCGAAAAAAGCGCGGCGGACGCGGAGTTGGGCCACGTGATTGCCAATGAGCTCGGCAAGCTCGCCCTCCCTGAACACGTGGTAGTACCTCAAGCAGGAGCCGTCGCTCGCCGCCTGACTCTCCGGCCCGGGGCGCtccctctggaagggcaccaagTCGGGCAGAGCCAGTGCGCCGCATTCCGGCGCCAGGGCCGCGCCGGCGCCGCGCTGCTCTTTGGGCTCCTCGTGCAGATTGCTGCCCGAGCCAAAGACGTCCTCCTCGGACCCGACCGTGGCCGGTGGCGAGAAGAAGCTGGACAAGTGCTGGATGAGAGCCCGGCCTCGTCCTTGCCGGCCCACCGCGCCGCCGGTGGGCGACGAAGCGCTGAGCTCCCGGGACGACGAGCGGGACATGGACAAGCTCCCAAAGTCCAAGACCGAGTCCAGGGAGCGGGAGAAGAACCAGAGTTTGAGTGAGCCGGGCGCGGGTGGCGGCGCCGCGTCGGCCACGGACGATGTGCTTCGGACCTTCCTGTGCTTGTCGCCGGTGTTGTCGCCGATGGCGTCGCTGACGCTCTgggccgccggccggccgggcggcgGTCCGGCGTCGGGGGAAAGAAGGCCGGGGTTCCACGGGACGAAGATGTCCTGCTTGTCAAACTTGCGGCGCTTCTGCTCCATGGCCCACACGTAGATCATGACGTGGCCGCCCACACGCAGCGTGCGCGCCATCTCCCTTATTGCTCGGATACGACGCTCTTTGGTGGACAAGTGGTGGATGACTGCagtgcaaagaaaaacaaagccacAATGAGGACGCAAACGGGCCAATTTGtggttctttttgtttttagatttcagatctatttttgAAACGGTGTGAATTGTCCTTCCGCTTCAGAGTGCAGGCGTCACCTGACCTGCAATGGACAGCACGGCGTCGAAGCAGCCGTCCCGGTAAGGCAGGTGGAGCCCATCGCACATCTGCACCTCGTGGCCTCGGCTACCGGCAATGTCCACCAGGGGGCGACAAACATCGCAGCCCAGCTTGAACACTCCCTCGTTAATGTCGAGGTATTTGCCGTTGCCGCAGCCTGCAAAGaggtgcataaaaaaaaagtcatttcagaACGAgccgggtttttttttctgaggagTCCTGCTAATTGGACCCACCGACGTCAGCGACGATGCTCCCGGGCGGCTGGTCCAGCAGGAACTGGCGCACCTTGGGCCAGGCTTTGTAGCGGCTGTCGTTGAAGAAGGGCGCGATGGTGTCGTAGACGCCGTGCACGTGCTCCCGCTCCAGCCGGCTGGCCGCCTCGTCCATCCTCGATGACGGTCTAGCGCCTACCGTCGCGCCTACCGAGCAAACGCCAACTACAGGTTCAGACATAATGCACGTGTGTGCGACTTTTTTCTCGACATTTCTCCGTGTTTCAGAAATGTCAGTCTACTAAAGCGCGTATTCACGGCAGTTAACAATGGAGCTAGCGCCGCATAAAAAGGTCACAGCATCAAATCCGGCGAGCAATTACAGCAAGGACACTACTCGGCTGCAAGCGACAGCGTCAGCTCACGTTCCCGGCCGGCAGCACGCTCACCTCGCACGACTCTCACTGTAGTTGCAGGTTTAGTTGACAAATCCCTCAACTCATCTGCGGGAGTCGGGCGTCACCTTTCCTACTGCTCCATCCGGTTAACGCCTTCTGAGATTGCTTTGGCCTGTCCTGGACATGAGATTTTGGATCTGTGCTTCTATTCGGTGTCCCCATGCTCTTCAACGAGAGATCTTTCACATGATCACCGAGGCTGGCTATTGTTTTCAGTTCAGACGCCTATTGATTCCAAACACAATGAAAGAATCCATTgagagctggctggctggcagctGCGAGCAAACAGAAGCCCTCCACCCAATGATCACGCTGTGATTCCTCGCGAGTGGCCCTCTGATGAGGTCGCGGAAGGTGATAGCGACGAAACCTTGGAACATGAAACACTCGTGATGCTGATGGGCACCATAAAGGCCTCCGAGGGGGCCTATTTGCAGAGCTGCTTGCATCAGCATCCCATTCAAGTGGAAGGAAAACACGGATTATGTAACACTGTCCTCCTTTAGCACCCCTCCTGCCTGCCTCACCAAAGTGAGGTGTTCATTATGTAATCGGTCTCTGACTGACAATGTCAATGAGACATAGCATCCGAGCTATGCAGCGGAGCGGAGGAGAGTGGAAGCTACCCTTGGTGCAAGTAGCCAGAGGTCACATTGGGCTCCCTCCAGACAGCATCAGTGCTCATTTGGACTGATCATGACTGAGCAGACCTGCGCTACAGTCGAAGTTGCCAGCTCATCCCTCGAACAGCAGACAAACAGGTTTACTGGCGTCAAATTGAAGCCGCACGTCGTCATGACTCAGTTCAACTGTTTAACCTGAGGAGCCGCTGTCATTCTTATTGCCGCAACTAAGGAACGGATcaagttgcaaaaaaaaaagtgattgatCACATCTTTGTAGagatttgatttgaatgaaatCGTCTTATATAGTCAGCATGCTTGACGGAAATGCCTCACCATGAACGGATCGAGAAGCGTTGCCGCGGTGGCCGCCTCAAGCTCCTGGCACGACCGGCcggctcgcccgcccgccgcaaGTAAACTTCTCGCTCCTAATTGGCACCGGGCGGCCACGCACCTGTCCACGCCGGAGACATT
This genomic window from Syngnathus typhle isolate RoL2023-S1 ecotype Sweden linkage group LG6, RoL_Styp_1.0, whole genome shotgun sequence contains:
- the trmt9b gene encoding probable tRNA methyltransferase 9B, whose amino-acid sequence is MDEAASRLEREHVHGVYDTIAPFFNDSRYKAWPKVRQFLLDQPPGSIVADVGCGNGKYLDINEGVFKLGCDVCRPLVDIAGSRGHEVQMCDGLHLPYRDGCFDAVLSIAVIHHLSTKERRIRAIREMARTLRVGGHVMIYVWAMEQKRRKFDKQDIFVPWNPGLLSPDAGPPPGRPAAQSVSDAIGDNTGDKHRKVRSTSSVADAAPPPAPGSLKLWFFSRSLDSVLDFGSLSMSRSSSRELSASSPTGGAVGRQGRGRALIQHLSSFFSPPATVGSEEDVFGSGSNLHEEPKEQRGAGAALAPECGALALPDLVPFQRERPGPESQAASDGSCLRYYHVFREGELAELIGNHVAQLRVRRAFFDHANWCVVAEKVEPDRI